Proteins encoded together in one Chloroflexota bacterium window:
- a CDS encoding glycosyltransferase — translation MSERPRVLFLTSELPYPPHQGMAIRAYNLLAGLRERFRVHLYSLSSSPDAAQHAAALREICERVEIMPAPVRTRAQRVLSLLTTRLPDMALRAYSPAFAQAVLRALAETEYAILHVESIEMAPYALAALGAGLSRRPRIVFDDLNAEYLLQKRAFETDLRRPRRWIGAAYSLIQWRRLARYERRICRLADCVVAVSEWDRDALARLAPSANIAVVPNGIDAAHYVNYSPTDAGPVADTPGPKLVFTGKMDFRPNVDAVCWFANAILPQIQAHIPDAHLYVVGQRPSPAVQALGSRPGITVTGFVPDVRPYIAAADVYIVPMRMGGGTRLKVLEAMTMGKAIVSTSLGCEGYGLTPGRELVVADGAARFADETVALLRDPARRAQLGALAREFAVSRYDWSRIVPLLERAYGFY, via the coding sequence GGCGATTCGCGCCTACAACCTATTGGCCGGCCTGCGCGAGCGGTTCCGCGTGCACCTCTACTCCCTGTCCAGCAGCCCCGACGCGGCCCAGCACGCGGCCGCCCTGCGCGAGATTTGCGAGCGGGTAGAGATCATGCCCGCACCGGTGCGCACGCGCGCACAACGGGTGCTCTCTCTGCTCACCACGCGCCTGCCCGACATGGCGCTACGGGCCTACTCACCCGCCTTCGCCCAGGCCGTGCTTCGCGCCCTCGCCGAGACCGAGTACGCCATCCTGCACGTGGAAAGCATAGAGATGGCCCCCTACGCCCTGGCGGCCCTCGGGGCTGGCCTGTCGCGACGCCCCCGTATCGTGTTTGACGACCTCAACGCGGAATATCTGCTCCAGAAGCGAGCCTTTGAGACCGACCTGCGCCGCCCCCGCCGATGGATCGGCGCGGCTTATTCCCTCATCCAGTGGCGGCGACTGGCGCGGTACGAGCGCCGAATCTGCCGCCTGGCCGACTGCGTGGTGGCCGTGTCGGAGTGGGATCGCGACGCGCTGGCGCGGCTTGCGCCGAGCGCGAACATCGCCGTCGTCCCCAACGGGATAGACGCAGCACATTATGTCAACTATTCTCCCACGGACGCGGGGCCGGTTGCCGACACCCCCGGCCCGAAACTCGTCTTCACGGGCAAGATGGATTTCCGCCCCAACGTGGACGCCGTGTGCTGGTTCGCCAATGCCATCCTGCCCCAGATACAGGCGCACATCCCCGACGCGCATCTGTACGTCGTGGGACAGCGCCCGTCCCCGGCGGTGCAGGCCCTGGGGAGCAGGCCCGGCATCACGGTTACGGGCTTCGTCCCCGACGTGCGGCCCTACATCGCGGCGGCTGATGTGTACATCGTGCCCATGCGCATGGGCGGCGGCACGCGGCTCAAAGTCCTGGAAGCCATGACCATGGGCAAGGCCATCGTGTCCACCTCGCTGGGGTGCGAAGGCTACGGCCTGACGCCGGGCCGCGAACTCGTCGTCGCCGACGGCGCGGCGCGCTTCGCCGACGAGACCGTGGCGCTCCTGCGCGATCCGGCCCGCCGCGCCCAACTCGGCGCCCTCGCCAGGGAGTTCGCCGTCAGCCGATACGACTGGAGCCGCATCGTCCCCCTCCTGGAACGCGCCTACGGGTTCTATTGA